The following proteins come from a genomic window of Lytechinus pictus isolate F3 Inbred chromosome 1, Lp3.0, whole genome shotgun sequence:
- the LOC129257836 gene encoding triple functional domain protein-like has protein sequence MIKLKKRSLSLPSNFKFWRTGGIESELEGGSAGGLGPINNNDLQGPKRKGSIKKWLTSPIRKPSGKGAERIETPNRTANSGSGRGRRQDQKGQEPFIEEASQEGVEREELAGIDNVVHEACGETIDLKPTVRVTDLPIDEEEGEAEAVPLPPPMELQNHSSLIGPPSGAAHDKREDSEKETEKGGEECADGKTDEEGVTMTTGQPATIKEEDENEVEKPENQEGEGAEEETPAEPEPEPEPEPVCELTDEEKAAKKREEAEYKLSFVLEEMVVTEGDYVADLAKVVDGYREEMKKDETELPSEMELGKVKIIFGNIHQIFEWHRDTFSKEIAKVKEEPEKLGPLFKRYERRLRMYVVYCQNKPKSEYIVNEFETFFEELRVKLGHKLALSDLLIKPVQRIMKYQLLLKDILKQSQRAGMDTTELEQAVNIMKVVPKKANDMMAISRLQGWDGKINAQGELLLQDTLSVAIADEGTQKYKERRVFMFEQIIIFADQLEKKKGFSNPGYIFKHSIKVNQLVLDDEDDPIKFTLRAKAKDGLVLNCQATTPESKINWVKEISQVVNQQQNLLKALQSPIAYQKGLEGGQSLGLDPFGAPEGKSPGPSPAPSPTSPSADKSTKLRKAVSQSSEAPTQLQKQHNLFSSLKSRKNQTAPAAISLNELRETKNNAKKNDAKSGTPTHDEKGEKGKDDKKDNQAGSPSIRRKFFDGLFHSFRPSKSRDTSPMGSKESLQKGKEHKEVPSTPKETVEKGNKSVPVSSHLDLVTTNNSTTENASAESPKTNAANKSPLMRTQSANIGTAVISNEKMSPGSVSAGNGSGVTIDNKAKGSPLHVISSSSPSKDSGVSVRSKRASTGSLQKDSEMNGKDSTESPSSQKKEGQTSSPARSQIPHGVINRDQAGSPFNRSSYTSVSSSELDDGTFSDHCMAPIVEDYSAEKEDEICVSKGEVVQILAANQHNMFLVYRAADKQSPAMEGWIPGEVLNFSGPTQHQSRGGDSPAPGAVAATSAKDSPSNNCGFVYSSEEEIRSLSSSSDPHDIGTELPNSHSNLQNIENEPLTSCSDPLHARTESPGSYSNIQDIEIESLRCLNHQDTETEVPNSYLNFQEIENEPLSFCSDSKHVRNESPGSCSNHQDIESESLSISSDSIHVRIESPCSCSNHQDIEIESFGSCSNQHIPDFDTELLSSCSNLKDIELETLISCSKLQDIKIQSSSSFSNLQDIENELMSSCANLPNIKTESASSCTNHQDVVTKSQYSCSHSHEIADFLNKFQTEDVMSKPVGSVRLSRAKRGSLPNFSEVTPQDHDILHDTYSPLSPYGHSISFEELFSPDFYQNWNSRSLGLPAFDSPRAKSQELPRSEENAKERHFDEQDTRDICEKFCCESQSSKESVERQSYTDHVDRHPIENLYQNYMKEYLYSSFDVETSSCEDELNTGESCIEEMGKETTFLLTSGNPKELVMPVQELIQTGFDLEPEDSISENQESKKSCLSNRPTEPEDSMSETQESKKSCLSNKLTEPEDSTSENQEPKKSCLSNKLTEPEDSMSETQESKKSCLSNKLTEPEDSTSENQEPKKSCLSNKLTEPEESISENQEPKKSCFIQ, from the exons GCTTGTGGAGAGACCATCGACCTGAAGCCGACTGTCCGCGTGACAGACCTCCCCATTGACGAAGAAGAGGGGGAGGCAGAGGCAGTGCCCCTTCCCCCACCCATGGAGCTTCAGAATCATTCTTCCCTGATTGGACCCCCCTCAGGTGCTGCCCATGACAAGAGAGAG GATAGTGAAAAGGAAACGGAAAAGGGTGGTGAAGAATGTGCTGATGGGAAGACAGATGAGGAAGGTGTTACCATGACAACTGGCCAACCGGCTACCATCAAAGAAGAGGATGAGAATGAGGTGGAGAAGCCAGAGAATCAAG AAGGAGAAGGTGCAGAAGAAGAGACACCGGCAGAACCAGAACCCGAGCCAGAGCCAGAACCGGTCTGTGAGCTTACTGATGAAGAGAAGGCAGCAAAGAAGAGAGAGGAAGCTGAATACAAACTATC ATTTGTTCTTGAAGAGATGGTTGTCACAGAGGGAGACTATGTTGCAGATCTGGCTAAAGTAGTAgat GGCTATCGAGAAGAGATGAAGAAAGATGAAACAGAATTACCATCAGAAATGGAGCTTGGAAAAGTAAAGATTATCTTTGGAAACATTCATCAGATCTTTGAATGGCATAGAGA CACATTCTCCAAGGAGATAGCCAAGGTCAAAGAAGAACCAGAGAAACTAGGCCCACTCTTCAAAAGATAT GAGCGGAGATTACGTATGTATGTGGTGTACTGTCAGAACAAACCCAAATCAGAGTACATCGTCAACGAGTTTGAGACATTCTTTGAG GAGTTAAGAGTAAAACTTGGTCACAAATTGGCCCTCTCTGATCTACTAATCAAACCTGTCCAGAGGATCATGAAATACCAGTTACTACTAAAG GACATCTTGAAACAGTCACAGCGAGCTGGCATGGATACTACAGAGCTTGAACAAGCCGTAAACATCATGAAAGTCGTCCCGAAGAAAGCTAATGACATGATGGCTATAAGTAGACTGCAAGGATGGGAT GGAAAGATCAATGCACAAGGGGAGCTGCTTCTACAAGATACACTCTCAGTGGCAATAGCAGATGAAGGAACCCAGAAGTATAAAGAACGACGGGTGTTCATGTTTGAACAGATCATCATCTTTGCCGACCAACTGGAGAAGAAGAAGGGCTTCAGTAATCCAGGTTATATCTTCAAACATAGTATCAAG GTGAACCAGCTAGTGTTGGACGATGAGGACGACCCTATCAAGTTTACACTAAGAGCCAAGGCCAAAGATGGTCTAGTGCTCAACTGCCAGGCAACTACCCCAGAGAGCAAGATCAACTGGGTCAAAGAGATCAGCCAAGTCGTTAATCAGCAGCAAAACCTCCTGAAAG CACTGCAATCACCAATTGCTTACCAGAAAGGACTAGAGGGAGGACAAAGTTTAGGATTGGATCCTTTTGGAGCCCCAGAGGGCAAATCTCCTGGTCCATCCCCTGCACCGTCCCCTACCTCGCCAAGTGCGGACAAGTCCACCAAACTGCGCAAGGCTGTATCTCAAAGCAGTGAAGCCCCAACGCAGCTCCAAAAACAACATAACCTCTTCAGCAGCCTCAAGAGCCGCAAGAACCAGACTGCTCCAGCAGCTATATCTCTTAACGAACTCAGAGAGACCAAGAACAATGCCAAGAAAAATGACGCAAAGTCTGGTACGCCCACCCATgatgaaaaaggagaaaaagggaaGGACGATAAGAAGGACAACCAGGCAGGGTCGCCATCTATCCGTAGGAAATTTTTTGATGGattgtttcattcatttcgtCCAAGCAAGTCAAGGGATACGAGCCCGATGGGAAGCAAGGAGAGTTTGCAGAAGGGCAAAGAGCACAAAGAAGTACCCAGCACTCCTAAAGAGACTGTGGAGAAAGGAAACAAGTCAGTACCGGTGTCAAGTCATTTGGATTTAGTGACGACTAACAATTCAACGACGGAGAACGCTTCGGCggaaagtccgaagactaacgCAGCTAATAAGAGTCCGCTAATGCGGACGCAAAGTGCAAATATTGGAACTGCTGTTATCAGCAACGAGAAGATGTCACCAGGGTCAGTTTCAGCCGGCAATGGTAGTGGGGTCACAATTGATAACAAAGCCAAAGGGAGTCCATTACATGTGATAAGCTCCTCCAGCCCGTCTAAAGACAGTGGCGTTTCCGTACGCTCAAAGCGTGCATCCACAGGTTCGCTACAGAAAGATAGCGAAATGAATGGAAAGGACAGTACAGAATCACCGTCCAGTCAGAAGAAAGAAGGTCAAACCTCATCTCCTGCGCGTTCGCAAATTCCTCATGGGGTCATAAATCGAGATCAGGCAGGCTCACCCTTCAATCGATCAAGCTATACATCAGTTTCCAGTTCAGAACTTGACGATGGAACGTTT AGCGATCACTGCATGGCTCCCATTGTAGAGGACTATTCAGCAGAGAAAGAGGATGAGATCTGTGTTTCCAAGGGTGAGGTTGTTCAGATCCTGGCAGCCAACCAGCACAACATGTTCCTGGTGTATCGAGCAGCGGACAAGCAATCCCCCGCAATGGAAGGATGGATACCGGGCGAGGTCCTCAACTTCTCCGGCCCCACCCAACACCAGAGCAGGGGAGGGGATTCACCCGCCCCCGGAGCCGTCGCTGCGACGTCAGCCAAGGACAGCCCCAGCAA TAATTGTGGTTTTGTTTACAGTTCTGAGGAGGAAATTAGGTCACTGAGTTCAAGCTCAGATCCTCATGATATTGGAACTGAGTTGCCAAATTCTCACTCAAATctccaaaatattgaaaatgagcCATTGACTTCTTGCTCAGATCCCCTGCATGCCAGAACTGAGTCCCCAGGCTCTTACTCAAATATTCAAGATATTGAAATTGAGTCACTGCGTTGTTTGAATCACCAAGATACCGAAACTGAGGTGCCAAATTCTTActtaaattttcaagaaattgaaaatgagcCACTGAGTTTTTGCTCAGATTCCAAACATGTTAGAAATGAGTCCCCAGGTTCTTGCTCAAATCACCAAGATATTGAAAGTGAGTCATTGAGTATTAGCTCAGATTCCATACATGTTAGAATTGAGTCCCCATGTTCCTGCTCAAATCATCAAGATATTGAAATTGAGTCATTTGGTTCTTGTTCAAATCAGCATATACCAGATTTTGATACTGAGCTACTGAGCTCTTGCTCAAATCTCAAAGATATAGAACTTGAGACACTAATTTCGTGCTCAAAACTTCAAGATATCAAAATTCAGTCATCAAGTTCTTTCTCAAATCTCCAAGATATTGAAAATGAGTTAATGAGTTCTTGCGCAAATCTCCCAAACATTAAAACTGAATCGGCAAGTTCTTGCACAAATCACCAAGACGTTGTAACCAAGTCCCAATATTCTTGTTCACATTCTCACGAGATCGCGGACTTCTTGAATAAATTCCAAACTGAGGACGTAATGTCAAAGCCTGTAGGGTCGGTCCGACTCAGCAGAGCCAAGAGAGGATCGTTGCCAAATTTTTCTGAGGTTACACCACAAGATCACGACATCCTTCATGATACATATTCTCCCCTGTCACCCTATGGCCACAGTATCAGTTTTGAAGAGTTGTTCAGTCCAGATTTCTACCAAAATTGGAATTCACGTAGTTTGGGGTTGCCTGCATTTGACTCTCCTAGGGCTAAAAGTCAGGAGCTTCCTCGCTCTgaagaaaatgcaaaagaaagaCACTTTGATGAACAGGATACGAgggatatttgtgaaaaattttGTTGTGAGTCTCAAAGCAGTAAAGAAAGTGTAGAAAGACAATCATATACTGATCATGTAGATCGCCATCCAATAGAAAATTTGTACCAGAATTATATGAAAGAATATCTGTACTCCTCTTTCGATGTAGAGACATCATCTTGTGAAGACGAATTAAACACTGGCGAGAGTTGTATTGAAGAGATGGGGAAGGAAACCACTTTCTTGCTTACTAGTGGCAACCCGAAAGAACTAGTAATGCCTGTCCAGGAACTAATTCAAACCGGTTTTGATCTAGAACCAGAGGACTCGATATCTGAAAACCAAGAATCCAAGAAAAGTTGTTTATCTAATAGACCAACAGAACCTGAAGACTCAATGTCTGAAACCCAAGAATCCAAGAAAAGTTGTTTATCTAATAAACTAACAGAACCAGAAGACTCAACATCTGAAAACCAAGAACCTAAGAAAAGTTGTTTATCTAATAAACTAACAGAACCAGAAGACTCAATGTCTGAAACCCAAGAATCAAAGAAAAGTTGTTTATCTAATAAACTAACAGAACCAGAAGACTCAACATCTGAAAACCAAGAACCTAAGAAAAGTTGTTTATCTAATAAACTAACAGAACCAGAAGAATCAATATCTGAAAACCAAGAACCTAAGAAAAGTTGTTTTATCCAATAG